In one window of Methanococcoides methylutens DNA:
- a CDS encoding 2-isopropylmalate synthase: protein MQDRKISIFDTTLRDGEQTPGVSLTPEQKIEIAHQLAKLGVDTIEAGFPIASAGDMESVHNIATAGLTSEVCGLARVLTKDLDACIQADVGMIHTFVSTSDIQRIHTIKKSREEVIEMATNAVEYIKDHGMRCMFSAMDATRTDMDYLIEVYKAVEDAGCDIINVPDTVGVIAPSGMYRLISELDKDINIPIDTHCHNDFGLAVANSLMAIEAGASQAQVTVNGLGERAGNADLAETVMSLRSIYGAKTNINTEYIVETARMVERYTGVAIPPHMPIVGENAFAHESGIHTHGVLENSDTFEPGIMTPEMVGHTRRIVLGKHAGRHAVLRSLQSANIHPSDEQLDAIIDKVKLLADKGKRITDADLYVIAFDILGKPEGMPTIDLKEVSVMTGNVTTSTAVVKALVNGTERITSDVGVGPVDAALKAVETLIGKHATSVSIHDFRIEAVTGGADALAEVVIGVQDEKGRIVTARAANADIVLASVEALVTAINMLLKT from the coding sequence ATTCAAGACCGAAAGATAAGCATTTTTGACACGACCCTTCGTGACGGCGAACAAACCCCCGGTGTATCCCTAACTCCTGAGCAAAAGATTGAGATTGCTCATCAGCTTGCAAAGCTTGGAGTGGATACTATCGAGGCAGGATTCCCGATCGCCTCTGCAGGTGATATGGAATCCGTGCACAATATCGCAACCGCAGGCCTCACATCAGAGGTATGTGGTCTTGCACGTGTACTCACAAAAGACCTTGATGCCTGTATCCAGGCAGATGTAGGAATGATACACACCTTCGTTTCCACATCTGATATCCAGAGGATACATACTATTAAGAAGAGCCGTGAAGAAGTCATTGAAATGGCGACCAATGCCGTAGAGTACATCAAGGACCACGGCATGCGCTGCATGTTCTCTGCAATGGACGCGACACGAACAGATATGGACTATCTGATCGAGGTCTACAAAGCAGTAGAGGATGCAGGGTGTGACATCATCAACGTTCCTGATACCGTGGGAGTGATTGCTCCATCAGGCATGTATCGTCTCATAAGTGAACTGGACAAGGACATTAACATCCCTATCGACACTCACTGCCACAATGACTTCGGACTTGCCGTAGCAAACAGTCTGATGGCCATAGAAGCCGGTGCAAGCCAGGCACAGGTAACGGTCAACGGACTTGGAGAGCGTGCAGGAAATGCCGATCTTGCGGAGACAGTAATGAGCCTGCGCTCCATCTATGGTGCAAAGACGAACATCAACACCGAATACATCGTTGAAACTGCGCGTATGGTAGAACGATATACAGGAGTAGCCATTCCACCGCATATGCCGATCGTCGGAGAAAACGCATTTGCCCATGAATCAGGCATACACACACACGGCGTCCTCGAAAACTCCGATACATTCGAACCCGGCATCATGACACCGGAAATGGTGGGCCATACACGCAGGATAGTACTCGGAAAACACGCAGGCAGACATGCAGTTCTCAGATCACTTCAATCTGCGAACATCCATCCTTCCGATGAACAGCTCGATGCCATCATCGACAAGGTAAAACTGCTTGCAGACAAAGGCAAACGCATAACCGATGCCGACCTCTATGTAATAGCATTCGATATCCTTGGTAAACCTGAAGGAATGCCAACCATCGATCTCAAAGAGGTGAGCGTGATGACAGGAAATGTCACCACATCAACAGCTGTTGTAAAGGCTCTGGTCAACGGAACCGAGCGTATCACATCCGATGTAGGTGTCGGACCTGTGGATGCAGCCCTGAAAGCCGTTGAGACCCTCATCGGAAAACATGCAACCAGCGTAAGCATACATGACTTCAGAATAGAAGCTGTGACCGGCGGTGCAGATGCACTTGCAGAGGTCGTTATCGGCGTACAGGATGAAAAAGGCAGAATCGTCACAGCCCGCGCAGCAAACGCGGATATTGTCCTGGCTTCTGTAG